In one window of Henckelia pumila isolate YLH828 chromosome 1, ASM3356847v2, whole genome shotgun sequence DNA:
- the LOC140893837 gene encoding plant intracellular Ras-group-related LRR protein 6-like isoform X2, which produces MMYEQQDDVGMDYGRRRREVKRNRRGGVEEAKVKLEIVDLSGMCLDDDDALPIPPINLATICKFDLSNNNLQNIPESLTARLLNVVSLDVRSNQLKALPNSIGCLSKLKILNVSGNLLHSLPRTIENCRSLEELNANFNKLTQLPDTIGFELLNLRKLSINSNKLILLPHSISHLTNLETLDARLNCLRSLPDDLENLVNLKTLNVSQNFQYLTTLPYSIGLLMSLVELDVSYNKITHLPESMGCLKRLQKLSVEGNPLVSPPTEVIERGLQAVKEYLCGKINGTHESSFKKSSWLGKLARCGTFNGRNIPIDDREGYMMASNYRSFDIGSALPGYLTMFSPRRLFSPKSYVSK; this is translated from the exons ATGATGTACGAGCAGCAAGATGATGTGGGGATGGACTACGGCAGGCGGAGGAGGGAGGTGAAGAGGAACAGAAGGGGTGGAGTGGAAGAAGCAAAGGTTAAGCTGGAAATAGTGGATCTGAGTGGGATGTGTTTGGACGATGATGATGCACTTCCAATTCCTCCCATAAATCTCGCCACCATATGTAAATTTGATCTCTCCAACAATAATCTCCAG AATATTCCGGAATCTTTAACGGCGAGGTTGTTGAATGTCGTTAGTTTAGACGTGCGCTCAAATCAGCTCAAAGCTCTCCCAAATTCGATCGGGTGTTTATCGAAGCTCAAGATTTTGAATGTCTCAGGCAACCTTCTTCACTCACTCCCAAGAACCATCGAAAATTGCAG ATCTCTCGAAGAACTAAATGCAAATTTCAACAAGTTGACCCAATTACCAGACACCATTGGGTTTGAGCTTCTAAACCTCAGGAAACTATCAATAAACTCAAACAAGCTTATACTCTTACCTCACTCCATCTCCCATTTAACCAATCTAGAAACGCTGGATGCTCGTCTCAACTGTCTCCGGTCGCTCCCGGACGATCTCGAAAACCTCGTAAACCTCAAGACCCTCAACGTTAGCCAAAACTTCCAGTACCTAACCACCCTTCCATACTCCATAGGACTTCTCATGTCTCTAGTGGAACTAGACGTCAGTTACAACAAAATCACTCACTTGCCCGAATCCATGGGATGTCTCAAGAGACTGCAGAAGTTGAGCGTCGAAGGGAATCCGCTGGTATCGCCCCCCACGGAGGTTATCGAGCGGGGGCTGCAAGCCGTGAAGGAGTATTTATGTGGCAAGATCAATGGGACGCACGAGAGTTCGTTTAAGAAGAGTTCTTGGCTGGGAAAGTTGGCTAGATGTGGCACGTTTAACGGCCGGAATATACCGATAGACGACAGGGAAGGGTACATGATGGCTAGTAACTATAGGTCGTTTGATATTGGCTCGGCTTTACCTGGCTACTTGACTATGTTTTCTCCTCGAAGGCTCTTTTCACCTAAATCCTATGTCTCCAAATGA
- the LOC140875816 gene encoding plant cysteine oxidase 2-like isoform X2: MMTLEGPGLVERKIRRLDEKVMIKKKRTRRRIRVLKRPLQAVASVTLQRLYDTCLGVFKGIGTVPTPLNVKKLSHILDCMKPEDVGLREDLDFFKTKTNSVQGNTRVTYATIHRCQNFSLCIFFLPASAVIPLHNHPEMTVFSKLLMGTMAIKAYDWVHPFNGYSMRRLAKLKADTTFTAPCDTCVLYPTSGGNIHEFRAITPCAVLDVIGPPYSHDHGRDCSYYKDTPFSVLSDGEEFFTEVKNEGRGYGWLEEIEIPQESEMDVIEYMGPEINIPDS; the protein is encoded by the exons ATGATGACATTAGAAGGTCCGGGATTAGTAGAGAGAAAGATTCGGAGATTGGACGAAAAGGTCATGATCAAGAAGAAGAGGACACGTAGAAGGATTCGAGTACTGAAGAGACCGCTTCAGGCGGTCGCTTCCGTTACTCTGCAGAGATTGTATGATACATGCCTAGGAGTTTTCAAGGGAATTGGGACTGTTCCTACTCCGCTAAATGTGAAGAAGTTGTCCCATATTCTTG ATTGTATGAAACCTGAAGATGTTGGGCTTCGTGAAGATTTGGACTTCTTCAAAACTAAGACTAATTCTGTCCAAGGGAATACAAGAGTTACTTATGCAACCATCCATAGATGTCAAAATTTCTCG CTGTGCATTTTCTTCCTCCCGGCAAGTGCTGTCATCCCTTTGCACAATCACCCGGAGATGACGGTTTTCAGCAAGCTGTTGATGGGAACAATGGCCATTAAAGCTTATGATTGGGTCCATCCCTTCAATGGCTACAGTA TGAGACGACTAGCCAAGCTCAAGGCCGACACTACATTCACGGCACCATGCGACACATGCGTGCTGTATCCTACATCCGGAGGAAACATACACGAATTCAGAGCCATAACGCCGTGTGCTGTTCTGGATGTCATCGGCCCGCCTTATTCTCACGACCATGGCCGCGACTGTTCCTACTACAAAGATACTCCGTTCTCTGTGTTATCAG ACGGAGAAGAATTCTTCACAGAGGTTAAAAATGAGGGAAGAGGTTATGGATGGCTGGAGGAAATCGAAATCCCCCAGGAATCGGAGATGGATGTGATTGAATATATGGGTCCTGAAATCAACATTCCAGATTCTTAA
- the LOC140893837 gene encoding uncharacterized protein isoform X1: MHEGGGCADVSPKTSSVLALKPRQVLLVQLRRNLAEAAAMERKRTETSAQLNSEQESVLICSIALWLENKGLLKVLKRFISATQIQDDDWKARALNLNDIFSNYLDTCNDTNKDNTKKKLEEPGAASAEQIGGAHRAVTEGIVSDKKKKKKRDVPAINSEITSEDAALKEKANESNLKLQLDKNCKTNGVLSHGEQKPKTFNESTTERVCEITPELGDESVKKQKDKKKKNKSESTVTEEKPLIAIPEMTKGKQKDLLSVASNDKSDSEVIVETKDKKKKKKMNTDDLVADDMNCALDINNKVFPGKNAEVLDSEKPFDSTSKKKPVEAAGAAVKESKKSSKKRKGLASDENEELPILDVGVGQSKRRKTDSVETRITLPGANGIADSHNKEEKFKVDGERQAGEILDGDLNNGAETLSQSKSVAKKHKNSAEPKTVNAFQRVKMEEVEYVDERLQDNSYWAKDGAESGYGAKAQEILGQVKGRGFRHEKTKKKRGSYRGGQIDLQSHSIKFNYADDD, translated from the exons ATGCACGAAGGCGGAGGGTGTGCTGACGTAAGCCCTAAAACATCATCCGTGCTTGCTCTTAAGCCTCGCCAGGTGCTCCTCGTACAACTTCGAAGAAACCTGGCGGAGGCCGCGGCAATGGAGAGGAAGCGGACCGAAACCTCCGCCCAACTGAACTCTGAACAAGAGTCTGTTTTGATTTGTTCTATCGCCCTGTGGCTCGAAAATAAAGGCCTGCTCAAAGTCCTCAAACGCTTCatctccgcaactcaaattCAG GATGATGATTGGAAGGCCAGGGCACTTAACTTGAACGACATTTTTTCCAACTACTTGGATACTTG TAATGATACGAACAAGGATAACACCAAAAAGAAGCTAG AAGAACCGGGTGCTGCATCAGCAGAGCAGATTGGAGGTGCACATCGTGCAGTGACTGAAGGGATTGTAAGTgataagaagaaaaagaaaaagagggATGTTCCAGCCATCAATTCTGAAATAACTTCTGAAGATGCTGCACTTAAAGAAAAAGCTAATGAATCAAATTTGAAGCTCCAATTGGACAAAAACTGCAAGACAAATGGTGTCCTTAGCCATGGTGAACAGAAACCAAAAACGTTTAACGAATCTACCACGGAAAGAGTTTGTGAAATAACACCAGAATTAGGGGATGAATCTGTTAAGAAACAGAAGGACaagaaaaaaaagaacaagTCAGAATCAACAGTTACTGAAGAAAAGCCACTAATTGCAATCCCAGAGATGACCAAAGGGAAACAGAAAGACCTACTATCAGTGGCAAGCAATGATAAATCTGATTCTGAGGTCATAGTTGAAACAAaagataaaaagaagaaaaagaaaatgaatACAGATGATCTTGTAGCTGACGACATGAATTGTGCATTGGATATAAATAATAAGGTGTTTCCTGGTAAAAATGCAGAAGTACTTGACTCAGAAAAACCATTTGATAGCACATCTAAAAAGAAACCAGTTGAGGCTGCTGGAGCTGCGGTTAAGGAATCTAAGAAGTCTTCTAAGAAAAGAAAAGGGCTGGCTTCTGATGAAAATGAAGAATTGCCTATTTTGGATGTGGGGGTTGGGCAATCAAAGCGTAGAAAAACCGACAGTGTTGAGACACGGATTACGCTCCCTGGAGCCAATGGAATAGCTGACAGCCACAATAAAGAAGAAAAATTTAAAGTTGACGGTGAGAGACAAGCTGGTGAAATTCTTGACGGGGATCTCAACAATGGAGCGGAGACACtgagtcaatcaaaatctgttGCGAAAAAGCATAAAAATTCTGCTGAG CCAAAAACAGTAAATGCTTTTCAAAGAGTTAAAATGGAAGAGGTGGAATATGTTGATGAGAGGCTTCAAGATAATTCTTATTGGGCTAAG GATGGGGCTGAAAGTGGTTATGGGGCAAAGGCACAGGAAATCCTTGGTCAGGTCAAAGGAAG GGGCTTCAGACATGAAAAAACCAAGAAGAAGCGTGGAAGCTATAGGGGAGGTCAAATTGACCTGCAATCCCATTCGATAAAATTCAATTATGCTGATGACGATTGA
- the LOC140893837 gene encoding plant intracellular Ras-group-related LRR protein 6-like isoform X3, which translates to MHEGGGCADVSPKTSSVLALKPRQVLLVQLRRNLAEAAAMERKRTETSAQLNSEQESVLICSIALWLENKGLLKVLKRFISATQIQDDDWKARALNLNDIFSNYLDTCNDTNKDNTKKKLEEPGAASAEQIGGAHRAVTEGIVSDKKKKKKRDVPAINSEITSEDAALKEKANESNLKLQLDKNCKTNGVLSHGEQKPKTFNESTTERVCEITPELGDESVKKQKDKKKKNKSESTVTEEKPLIAIPEMTKGKQKDLLSVASNDKSDSEVIVETKDKKKKKKMNTDDLVADDMNCALDINNKVKLEIVDLSGMCLDDDDALPIPPINLATICKFDLSNNNLQNIPESLTARLLNVVSLDVRSNQLKALPNSIGCLSKLKILNVSGNLLHSLPRTIENCRSLEELNANFNKLTQLPDTIGFELLNLRKLSINSNKLILLPHSISHLTNLETLDARLNCLRSLPDDLENLVNLKTLNVSQNFQYLTTLPYSIGLLMSLVELDVSYNKITHLPESMGCLKRLQKLSVEGNPLVSPPTEVIERGLQAVKEYLCGKINGTHESSFKKSSWLGKLARCGTFNGRNIPIDDREGYMMASNYRSFDIGSALPGYLTMFSPRRLFSPKSYVSK; encoded by the exons ATGCACGAAGGCGGAGGGTGTGCTGACGTAAGCCCTAAAACATCATCCGTGCTTGCTCTTAAGCCTCGCCAGGTGCTCCTCGTACAACTTCGAAGAAACCTGGCGGAGGCCGCGGCAATGGAGAGGAAGCGGACCGAAACCTCCGCCCAACTGAACTCTGAACAAGAGTCTGTTTTGATTTGTTCTATCGCCCTGTGGCTCGAAAATAAAGGCCTGCTCAAAGTCCTCAAACGCTTCatctccgcaactcaaattCAG GATGATGATTGGAAGGCCAGGGCACTTAACTTGAACGACATTTTTTCCAACTACTTGGATACTTG TAATGATACGAACAAGGATAACACCAAAAAGAAGCTAG AAGAACCGGGTGCTGCATCAGCAGAGCAGATTGGAGGTGCACATCGTGCAGTGACTGAAGGGATTGTAAGTgataagaagaaaaagaaaaagagggATGTTCCAGCCATCAATTCTGAAATAACTTCTGAAGATGCTGCACTTAAAGAAAAAGCTAATGAATCAAATTTGAAGCTCCAATTGGACAAAAACTGCAAGACAAATGGTGTCCTTAGCCATGGTGAACAGAAACCAAAAACGTTTAACGAATCTACCACGGAAAGAGTTTGTGAAATAACACCAGAATTAGGGGATGAATCTGTTAAGAAACAGAAGGACaagaaaaaaaagaacaagTCAGAATCAACAGTTACTGAAGAAAAGCCACTAATTGCAATCCCAGAGATGACCAAAGGGAAACAGAAAGACCTACTATCAGTGGCAAGCAATGATAAATCTGATTCTGAGGTCATAGTTGAAACAAaagataaaaagaagaaaaagaaaatgaatACAGATGATCTTGTAGCTGACGACATGAATTGTGCATTGGATATAAATAATAAG GTTAAGCTGGAAATAGTGGATCTGAGTGGGATGTGTTTGGACGATGATGATGCACTTCCAATTCCTCCCATAAATCTCGCCACCATATGTAAATTTGATCTCTCCAACAATAATCTCCAG AATATTCCGGAATCTTTAACGGCGAGGTTGTTGAATGTCGTTAGTTTAGACGTGCGCTCAAATCAGCTCAAAGCTCTCCCAAATTCGATCGGGTGTTTATCGAAGCTCAAGATTTTGAATGTCTCAGGCAACCTTCTTCACTCACTCCCAAGAACCATCGAAAATTGCAG ATCTCTCGAAGAACTAAATGCAAATTTCAACAAGTTGACCCAATTACCAGACACCATTGGGTTTGAGCTTCTAAACCTCAGGAAACTATCAATAAACTCAAACAAGCTTATACTCTTACCTCACTCCATCTCCCATTTAACCAATCTAGAAACGCTGGATGCTCGTCTCAACTGTCTCCGGTCGCTCCCGGACGATCTCGAAAACCTCGTAAACCTCAAGACCCTCAACGTTAGCCAAAACTTCCAGTACCTAACCACCCTTCCATACTCCATAGGACTTCTCATGTCTCTAGTGGAACTAGACGTCAGTTACAACAAAATCACTCACTTGCCCGAATCCATGGGATGTCTCAAGAGACTGCAGAAGTTGAGCGTCGAAGGGAATCCGCTGGTATCGCCCCCCACGGAGGTTATCGAGCGGGGGCTGCAAGCCGTGAAGGAGTATTTATGTGGCAAGATCAATGGGACGCACGAGAGTTCGTTTAAGAAGAGTTCTTGGCTGGGAAAGTTGGCTAGATGTGGCACGTTTAACGGCCGGAATATACCGATAGACGACAGGGAAGGGTACATGATGGCTAGTAACTATAGGTCGTTTGATATTGGCTCGGCTTTACCTGGCTACTTGACTATGTTTTCTCCTCGAAGGCTCTTTTCACCTAAATCCTATGTCTCCAAATGA
- the LOC140867050 gene encoding uncharacterized protein, whose amino-acid sequence MEKKSTNKKHLSSIANDVVQRCALTLDTLIDAVVEDFEREYWRQEMGWSYSRKLVEFCSSKALTIMCGSIDHERINDGSFSRFTFDMMLAWEIPSSEEEESHTECVAKQREERKVPMVGSQVQDDIPLFYSDLMPLLVDSEPSTGEDSFVWLGTLVPLIADYVNGRFTFETLTAPTGNRLHFPAYDKFLREIHKCIKHLQKQDVPKGVELVDDEFILHVEGTASSQRVVRHIGGSSWPGRLTLTNYALYFEASGIISYDDALKLDLSKDVGQNVKSSATGPWGAPIFDKAIVYESPELQEGVVLEFPEMTSSTRRDHWLALVKEVILLHRFLSKFKLESPLEAWEMHARTILGIIRLHAAREMLRISPPVPNRFLIFTLLDEVPKGDYVLDELADSLKKVTSGHPCSASSILRNLNTSRPPIPSVEIPQVDEVSGIVQPENLASLESAIHQAREEAKEVEMAKATAEGLKEEGISESAQVLIGLLKPFKSLVPWSREVISWERPGTTWIIIITTLVIVYKEWVGKAISAFLLCVVAKMVWARCWGIPAKQDKIVIRTGSDQTTMESIVSAQHGLRSLHEMMQQVNITLLKIWSLLVSRTPKHTNTVMIFMTGLALVLAVVPFKFILMAIVLHGFTINSKLGKHFQSEQGNRRLREWWDSIPVIPVEVVDKDK is encoded by the exons ATGGAGAAGAAGAGTACCAATAAGAAGCATCTCTCCTCCATTGCCAACGACGTCGTCCAGCGTTGTGCCCT GACGCTAGATACTTTGATTGATGCAGTGGTGGAAGATTTCGAGAGAGAATATTGGAGACAAGAAATGGGGTGGTCATATTCGAGAAAGTTGGTAGAGTTTTGCAGCTCCAAAGCGCTTACAATCATGTGCGGTTCTATAGATCATGAGAGGATCAACGATGGTTCCTTTAGCCGCTTCACTTTTGATATGATGCTTGCTTGGGAGATTCCAAGTTCTGAAGAAGAAGAATCTCATACT GAATGTGTGGCaaaacagagagaggagaggaaaGTTCCTATGGTAGGCAGCCAAGTTCAAGATGATATCCCTCTTTTCTATTCCGATCTCATGCCACTCCTT GTGGACAGTGAGCCAAGCACCGGAGAAGATTCTTTTGTGTGGTTGGGGACACTTGTTCCTTTGATAGCCGACTATGTTAATGGGAGATTTACGTTCGAAACACTGACGGCACCTACTGGAAATCGACTTCACTTTCCAGCTTACGACAAATTTCTACGGGAAATTCACAA ATGCATAAAGCATCTGCAGAAGCAAGATGTTCCGAAAGGGGTAGAGCTAGTAGATGATGAGTTTATACTCCATGTGGAAGGAACCGCGAGCTCGCAGAGAGTCGTGCGTCATATCGGCGGATCAAGTTGGCCGG GAAGGCTGACTTTGACAAACTATGCCCTTTACTTTGAGGCATCTGGTATCATATCTTATGATGATGCATTGAAACTTGACCTTTCGAAAGATGTCGGGCAGAATGTGAAATCTTCGGCTACCGGCCCGTGGGGTGCTCCTATTTTCGACAAAGCCATAGTATACGAATCTCCGGAATT GCAAGAGGGTGTTGTCTTAGAGTTTCCGGAGATGACAAGCTCAACAAGACGTGACCACTGGCTTGCTCTCGTGAAAGAGGTGATACTACTGCATCGTTTTCTCTCGAAGTTCAAGCTCGAATCGCCGCTTGAAGCGTGGGAGATGCATGCAAGGACAATATTAGGGATTATCCGGCTTCACGCAGCAAGAGAAATGCTAAGGATTTCACCTCCGGTACCCAATCGTTTTCTAATATTTACCTTGCTCGACGAGGTGCCCAAGGGAGACTACGTGCTAGATGAGCTTGCTGACAGTTTGAAAAAGGTTACTAGCGGACATCCATGCAGTGCTAGCTCGATTCTGAGAAATTTGAACACTTCCCGCCCTCCAATTCCTTCTGTTGAGATACCACAAGTCGATGAGGTTAGTGGAATTGTCCAGCCTGAAAATCTAGCATCATTGGAGAGTGCGATACACCAAGCGAGAGAGGAGGCGAAAGAAGTTGAAATGGCTAAAGCTACTGCAGAAGGGCTGAAAGAGGAAGGAATCAGCGAAAGTGCCCAAGTTCTTATT GGGCTGCTTAAACCGTTCAAAAGTTTAGTCCCATGGTCTCGAGAAGTTATTTCGTGGGAAAGGCCTGGAACGACTTGGATCATCATAATTACCACGCTCGTAATCGTCTACAA AGAGTGGGTTGGCAAGGCAATATCAGCTTTCTTGTTGTGCGTGGTCGCAAAGATGGTGTGGGCAAGATGTTGGGGGATTCCCGCGAAGCAGGACAAAATCGTTATACGCACTGGATCCGATCAGACAACAATGGAGAGCATAGTGTCAGCTCAACATGGTTTGAGAAGTTTGCATGAAATGATGCAACAAGTGAACATAACATTGTTGAAAATTTGGTCCTTGTTGGTCTCAAGAACTCCAAAG CATACCAACACGGTGATGATCTTTATGACCGGATTGGCCCTTGTACTAGCCGTGGTTCCGTTCAAGTTCATCTTGATGGCGATCGTGTTGCATGGCTTTACGATAAACTCGAAATTGGGTAAGCATTTTCAGAGCGAACAAGGGAATCGGCGTTTGAGAGAGTGGTGGGATTCCATCCCGGTCATTCCAGTGGAAGTTGTGGACAAGGATAAATAA
- the LOC140875816 gene encoding plant cysteine oxidase 2-like isoform X1 has translation MMTLEGPGLVERKIRRLDEKVMIKKKRTRRRIRVLKRPLQAVASVTLQRLYDTCLGVFKGIGTVPTPLNVKKLSHILDCMKPEDVGLREDLDFFKTKTNSVQGNTRVTYATIHRCQNFSLCIFFLPASAVIPLHNHPEMTVFSKLLMGTMAIKAYDWVHPFNGYSSTASSSKMRRLAKLKADTTFTAPCDTCVLYPTSGGNIHEFRAITPCAVLDVIGPPYSHDHGRDCSYYKDTPFSVLSDGEEFFTEVKNEGRGYGWLEEIEIPQESEMDVIEYMGPEINIPDS, from the exons ATGATGACATTAGAAGGTCCGGGATTAGTAGAGAGAAAGATTCGGAGATTGGACGAAAAGGTCATGATCAAGAAGAAGAGGACACGTAGAAGGATTCGAGTACTGAAGAGACCGCTTCAGGCGGTCGCTTCCGTTACTCTGCAGAGATTGTATGATACATGCCTAGGAGTTTTCAAGGGAATTGGGACTGTTCCTACTCCGCTAAATGTGAAGAAGTTGTCCCATATTCTTG ATTGTATGAAACCTGAAGATGTTGGGCTTCGTGAAGATTTGGACTTCTTCAAAACTAAGACTAATTCTGTCCAAGGGAATACAAGAGTTACTTATGCAACCATCCATAGATGTCAAAATTTCTCG CTGTGCATTTTCTTCCTCCCGGCAAGTGCTGTCATCCCTTTGCACAATCACCCGGAGATGACGGTTTTCAGCAAGCTGTTGATGGGAACAATGGCCATTAAAGCTTATGATTGGGTCCATCCCTTCAATGGCTACAGTAGTACTGCATCATCTTCTAAAA TGAGACGACTAGCCAAGCTCAAGGCCGACACTACATTCACGGCACCATGCGACACATGCGTGCTGTATCCTACATCCGGAGGAAACATACACGAATTCAGAGCCATAACGCCGTGTGCTGTTCTGGATGTCATCGGCCCGCCTTATTCTCACGACCATGGCCGCGACTGTTCCTACTACAAAGATACTCCGTTCTCTGTGTTATCAG ACGGAGAAGAATTCTTCACAGAGGTTAAAAATGAGGGAAGAGGTTATGGATGGCTGGAGGAAATCGAAATCCCCCAGGAATCGGAGATGGATGTGATTGAATATATGGGTCCTGAAATCAACATTCCAGATTCTTAA